Proteins found in one Orcinus orca chromosome 11, mOrcOrc1.1, whole genome shotgun sequence genomic segment:
- the WBP2NL gene encoding postacrosomal sheath WW domain-binding protein produces MAVNRSHTENRRWALIPFGESVLKQSQDVDLSFLQQPVGYDLFNGTKRGTLFLTSYRVIFVTSHLVNDPMLSFMMPFGLMSNCTIQQPIFAPNYIKGTIQAAPDGGWEGQAIFKLSFRKGGAIEFAQLLMKAASAAARGIPLGSVNYWFGTSGPYIITAPGGMMCTQQTPCPAYPVVVYRPPPPGYGASPAGYGAPLGGYGAPPAGYGTPPVTYEALPAGYGAPPAGNEAPPPAYEAPPAGNRAASHKSVAAQPEASLPSTSSSQAHLPPSKK; encoded by the exons ATGGCAGTGAACCGGAGCCACACCGAGAACCGTCGCTGGGCCCTCATCCCCTTCGGCGAAAG TGTCTTGAAGCAGAGTCAGGATGTGGACCTCTCCTTCCTACAGCAACCAGTGGGATATGATCTCTTTAATGGTACAAAAAGAGGAACATTGTTTCTCACTTCATACCGG gTGATCTTCGTGACTTCACACTTAGTCAATGACCCCATGCTTTCTTTTATGATGCCATTTGGTCTGATGAGTAATTGCACCATTCAACAACCAATCTTTGCCCCCAACTACATTAAAGGAACCATTCAGGCAGCTCCGGATG GTGGCTGGGAAGGACaggctatttttaaattatccttcAGAAAAGGAGGTGCCATTGAATTTGCCCAGCTGCTGATGAAAGCTGCCTCTGCTG CTGCCAGAGGAATTCCACTTGGAAGTGTAAATTACTGGTTCGGCACTTCAGGACCCTATATAATTACTGCACCAGGGGGCATGATGTGCACCCAACAGACGCCTTGTCCAG CATACCCAGTTGTGGTCTACAGACCCCCACCACCAGGATATGGAGCATCACCTGCGGGATATGGAGCCCCGCTTGGGGGATATGGAGCCCCACCTGCGGGATATGGAACCCCACCAGTGACATATGAAGCCCTGCCTGCAGGGTATGGAGCCCCACCAGCTGGAAATGAAGCCCCACCTCCAGCATATGAAGCTCCACCTGCTGGAAATAGAGCTGCCTCTCACAAATCTGTGGCAGCCCAGCCAGAGGCTTCTCTTCCATCTACCTCATCTTCTCAGGCTCATTTACCACCTTCTAAGAAGTAA
- the LOC117196472 gene encoding zinc finger protein 30-like — MMENYSNLVSLGHSISKPDIIVLLEQGKEPWMVVREETRNWSTGLDSSYKIISDRKTFIPGKHSSLLLHQRIHSGEKPYEDEESRKAFSDASDFVQHGKVDIGADSQDSKMESVVPLKKKLLNVKLRELASWILMRDFILKGTAGAFQRGYYWYYKYFNMKKGSIVGLSMLLAAYVLFSYCSSYEELKHEQPSEYL, encoded by the coding sequence ATGATGGAGAACTATAGTAACTTGGTCTCACTGGGCCATTCCATTTCTAAGCCAGACATAATTGTGTTATTGGAGCAAGGAAAAGAACCCTGGATGGTTGTGagggaagaaacaagaaactGGAGTACAGGTTTGGATTCAAGTTATAAAATAATCAGTGATAGAAAAACGTTTATACCTGGAAAACATTCATCTCTTCTTctgcatcagagaattcatagtggtgagaaaccctatgaagATGAAGAAAGTCGGAAGGCCTTTAGTGATGCCTCAGACTTTGTTCAACATGGAAAAGTTGATATTGGGGCAGACAGCCAGGACTCCAAGATGGAATCAGTTGTACCACTGAAGAAGAAGCTCCTGAATGTCAAACTAAGGGAGCTGGCAAGCTGGATACTAATGCGGGATTTCATCCTTAAAGGAACTGCTGGAGCGTTTCAAAGAGGTTATTACTGGTATTACAAGTATTTCAACATGAAGAAAGGGAGCATTGTAGGGCTTTCTATGTTGCTGGCAGCTTATGTGCTTTTCAGCTACTGCAGTTCTTACGAGGAACTTAAACATGAGCAGCCAAGTGAGTACCTCTGA